The Amaranthus tricolor cultivar Red isolate AtriRed21 chromosome 14, ASM2621246v1, whole genome shotgun sequence DNA window ATTGCTTTTTTGTGCTTAATAGATGAAAATGGCTAATAGAAAAtccatttatttttctcttatcTCGAGTTATATTGGTATTTTCTAAAACTTGAATTTGAAATGTTagttaattaatgtataatataatgaattaataacataaaatatatatttaattcttttaatatgtcataatttaaaatataacaaaaaaaaaataaaatttattatactAATAAACGATTTAAAATGTCATGTGTATATTACACAAGTCTGTGGTCTATATAATTATAAAGGTGAGTATACGGTAAATATCTCCATTTGGATCgtagatgatttttttttttttttgattttggatGATGATTGTTTTGGTTATGAATTTGTTCGACATATAATTGTCGGTTGGTTTGACAAgctgaaaataataaaagtaactgaTTTGTTAGCTATTAAACAAATTCTTTAAACTAGTTATTATGTTGATATAcagtaaaaattaattgttagacTATTTAATATAGGAGAAATAGGTCAAAATCCAAtgaaaaaattactaaaaaaatcatactcatagaTTTAGTTGTCTTTTAAGCCTTTTGagatgactattttttttttactacttAACTAGGTAAAATACTTCTATGACATTTTGATTATTCACACATATATCTCACTATCtcctaaaatattattaagttGTTATTCGACATAgttaatcaattttaatttataactaaaaatataagTAGTCAAATGATATACttccaatttaattaaaataatgttaatgcaatatatcaaaatgttaGGGATAAAACAAtatggagtattttttttacattcCCAAAATTACGATAGCAACCATATTGCCTATTTGCCTTATTGGTGAATGGATACAGTACAGGCATCCATATCAGataaacagagaaaaaaaaatgagcaATGCAGCAGATCGAGATAGTGAAAAAGAGGAAAACAACAATCAAAATGGAAAGCCAAGATTCTTCGATAAGAAGGCTAAGAATCTGTGCTGGGCTAAAGCTGATACTGTCCCCGGCCGTCACCCTGACCGTTGGAGAAAGGATGTTGCCGGTAACGTTGTCTGCAAACGTTTCTGCAACTGTTCTGGTTGTCTTTGCTTTGAGTATGATCACATTGTTCCTTTCTCCAAAGGTCATTTCCCCCTTTTCTTTCATGGGTTTTGTTTGATTATTCTTGATAAATCTCAAGTATTGTAATTTAGTTAATTTTGATTTCCATGGTATATATTCTTTTCTGGGTTTTGCTCGATTTTGATTGATCAAGTTCATATATGTTGGTTTGTTCAATTcatttgttatattttgttgCTTCAGTGTtaatttttttggctttttggtAGATTTTTATCAAGAATTTGTGGCTAACATTTAGTTCTATGGGTTTAACCCTAAGCTCATTAGGAAGTTTTTgggaatatttttataaagcaTTATTGGCTTGACATGAAGGAGCTGCATAAAATTTGGGGTCTGGACATGAATGATTAAGTCACATCAAATCGCATCTCGAACTGGGTACTTGAGAATACCTCCTGTGGTTTGATGATGTTAAATGGAGTAAGAATACTATACTGTCTCGAATTGTATCTTATGCTTGCTAGTTCCTTCATGGTTTAGCATTTCCGTCAGGATTTTAGTCGAAAATTTGTTGTCTAACAGAGGGTTTAGAAGTCCtatttcacttgattatttCAAATCTTATCTTGGGCTTTGGTTGACTGTTAAGGCATTATACCAAAGTATGATGAGGCAGTGGCTATTAACCATGGAAAGGCTCTATTTTTGTGGGTAACACAGTGAATTATATCAATGATTCATGCTTAGACATTGACGGtttgtttggttagtggtattaaatggtggtcatgagaatgatttataatgtaaaatattatcaaaaatttcatttcattccaatggtgatgaaactttgatcataaaaaagtatttttgtgtacaaatttccattaccatttaataccacttcTCCCGATGGTAATGCAttgtaataaattttatgaagaaaatgagatgattgaagttggaaaaGCATGATTTTTAAGGTAGTCaatagatttttcaactaaaattacactagttttcattcccattactactgtttaataccacctaccaaaTGGGCAGTGAAAGTATTAGAATTTTCTTGGAAGGAATGCAATTTTGCAGTGTTGATCTACCTGAAGTTTCCGTTTCAAATAGTTTTTGTTCCTGTGTAATTCTAGGTCTCTTTTTATTCATGCTGCCAATGTGTGCATTTTCTCTTATAGCTTGAGTATTCAGATTGGTCGATAACATAATTACTCCTTCCATCCAggtattaaaattgatttaaaaCGCTATAGGATATCCGGTAAATTTGTCGTGTATCTTGAACTAGTGAGGGTCACAGAGGGATTGTGATTTGTGATTAGTCTACCCTTATATTTAGTGTGCACTTACTTAAAGCCATCTTTGAGGAAAGCTAAGAATTGTCGTAGTGATAGCATCGCTGGAACTGGCCTAAAATCAACCTTAGATGTCTGAAATGTAGTTGCAGTGATTGAAAGTTGAACTCCTTTGACGGATTGACCCGGAAATGAGCCTTTTTGGCGTTACGAAATGCTTCTTGGGCCGTGCTTCTACGAACATATTTCAAGCAAACAATGCTTTATAGATAACTTATTAC harbors:
- the LOC130800423 gene encoding uncharacterized protein LOC130800423: MEYFFYIPKITIATILPICLIGEWIQYRHPYQINREKKMSNAADRDSEKEENNNQNGKPRFFDKKAKNLCWAKADTVPGRHPDRWRKDVAGNVVCKRFCNCSGCLCFEYDHIVPFSKGGESTIDNCQILQTRVNRYKADKEIDPNILRGYSCDLKFTDKELDIIEMAVYGDVIRPGKQCRCRSVAEMLGKFKGKDHMAPCKIPDSENS